Proteins encoded in a region of the Paenibacillus sp. E222 genome:
- a CDS encoding Gfo/Idh/MocA family protein, which produces MSHPYRVVVAGCGAMSNTWVDYAMQRPDTEIVGLVDLYEHTAVALAARHGLSCPTFTDISEAIQATDANIVFDVTIPASHHGIAMTALQQGCHVFGEKPLAESFSDCEDIVQTAHRTGNIQAVMQNRRFDPRIRAYRQLIFDGTIGQVGFAGADFFLGPHFGGFRDLMDSPLLLDMAIHTFDQARYILGANPVSVYCHEFNPPGSWYQGNAMALCIFEMSDGSVFNYRGSWCTEGVPTSWEASWRVTGEKGTAIWDGHDDIYAEVVSAQHLDAEGKPSFFQPCERIEGQQPVMEKTGHHGCLEDMFAALESGQLPETDCSDNQFSMAMVLASLESARTGQKVFIADLLKTV; this is translated from the coding sequence ATGAGTCATCCTTATCGGGTAGTTGTGGCAGGCTGTGGGGCCATGTCCAACACCTGGGTGGATTACGCCATGCAAAGGCCGGACACGGAAATTGTGGGGCTTGTCGATCTGTATGAACATACCGCCGTTGCACTCGCTGCACGTCATGGCCTTTCCTGTCCCACGTTTACGGATATCAGTGAGGCCATTCAAGCAACAGATGCCAACATCGTATTTGATGTCACCATTCCAGCGAGCCATCACGGCATTGCCATGACGGCGTTACAACAAGGATGTCATGTATTTGGCGAAAAACCTCTGGCGGAATCCTTCTCTGACTGTGAAGATATTGTTCAGACGGCACACCGTACGGGCAATATTCAGGCTGTGATGCAAAATCGTCGTTTCGATCCACGCATTCGCGCTTATCGGCAGTTGATTTTCGACGGAACGATTGGTCAGGTCGGTTTTGCTGGGGCAGATTTCTTCCTCGGACCTCATTTTGGAGGATTCCGTGACCTGATGGATAGTCCACTGCTGCTGGATATGGCGATTCACACCTTCGACCAGGCACGATATATTCTCGGTGCCAACCCGGTTTCAGTGTACTGTCACGAATTCAATCCTCCAGGGTCGTGGTATCAAGGCAATGCGATGGCATTGTGCATCTTTGAAATGTCCGATGGCTCCGTGTTTAACTATCGCGGGTCCTGGTGCACAGAAGGTGTGCCTACTTCATGGGAAGCATCCTGGCGCGTAACCGGAGAAAAAGGAACCGCCATCTGGGACGGACATGATGACATTTATGCTGAAGTTGTCTCGGCGCAGCATCTGGATGCGGAAGGCAAACCGTCCTTTTTCCAACCGTGTGAGCGAATTGAGGGACAACAGCCCGTCATGGAGAAAACAGGACATCACGGCTGCCTCGAAGACATGTTTGCAGCGCTGGAGTCCGGACAACTGCCTGAGACCGATTGCAGTGACAACCAGTTCAGCATGGCCATGGTCCTTGCGTCCCTCGAAAGTGCCCGCACAGGTCAAAAGGTGTTCATCGCCGATCTGCTGAAGACTGTATAG
- a CDS encoding glycoside hydrolase family 125 protein, translating into MEQFRLPKIPMPHLELPQAVQNILTEAEERLQHRPRLLAQFRNCFPNTLETTTKLLDDGTTFVITGDIPAMWLRDSVEQVMHYVPLAKEDEQLQRIIGGLIKRHTFYADIDIYANAFNETANGWHWDANDETEMSPWVWERKFELDSLCFSMRLAYAYWRETELTDIFDERFKRVMESIVSLWKTEQRHGEQSPYRFMRRNCPAHDTLRNEGLGMPLNYTGMIWSGFRPSDDACDFHYNIPANMFAAVTLRQMGEIARWVFRDEKLVSVMAQLEEEIRHGISLYGIYRHPEYGQIYAYETDGYGNFCLMDDAGTPGLMSIPYLEYASTENIVYQNTRRFILSKENPFYYEGQAAKGIGSPHTPPGYIWHMALSMQGLTADNDKEMLEMIDLLENTDAGTGYMHEGFHSDDPNTFTRPWFAWSNSLFSQLVYKAMKKGIL; encoded by the coding sequence ATGGAACAGTTCAGATTACCGAAAATCCCCATGCCGCATCTGGAATTACCGCAAGCTGTGCAGAACATTCTTACCGAGGCCGAGGAACGGCTGCAACATAGACCAAGATTGCTGGCACAGTTCCGTAACTGTTTTCCCAACACGCTGGAAACGACGACAAAGCTATTGGATGATGGGACAACCTTTGTTATTACAGGGGATATCCCGGCAATGTGGCTGCGTGATTCGGTGGAGCAGGTGATGCACTACGTTCCGCTCGCGAAGGAAGACGAACAGTTGCAACGGATTATTGGGGGGCTGATCAAACGGCATACGTTCTATGCGGACATTGATATCTATGCCAATGCGTTCAACGAAACGGCTAATGGATGGCATTGGGATGCGAATGATGAGACAGAAATGTCGCCGTGGGTGTGGGAACGCAAGTTTGAGCTGGATTCACTCTGTTTCTCTATGCGGCTCGCCTATGCGTATTGGCGTGAGACGGAATTGACGGATATATTTGACGAGCGTTTCAAGAGGGTGATGGAAAGCATAGTCAGTCTGTGGAAAACGGAGCAGCGCCATGGTGAGCAGTCGCCATATCGATTCATGCGGCGGAATTGCCCGGCCCATGATACGCTCCGTAACGAAGGATTGGGGATGCCGCTAAACTATACCGGTATGATCTGGTCCGGCTTCCGCCCTAGTGATGATGCATGTGATTTTCATTATAATATCCCGGCAAATATGTTTGCAGCGGTGACATTGCGCCAAATGGGGGAAATTGCAAGGTGGGTATTCAGGGATGAGAAGCTTGTCAGCGTGATGGCCCAATTGGAAGAAGAAATACGACATGGTATTTCCTTATACGGTATTTACCGTCACCCCGAATATGGGCAGATCTATGCCTATGAGACGGACGGTTACGGCAACTTTTGCTTAATGGATGATGCAGGTACCCCGGGACTTATGTCTATTCCATACTTGGAGTATGCTTCCACCGAGAACATCGTGTACCAGAATACACGCCGCTTTATTTTGAGCAAGGAAAATCCGTTTTATTATGAAGGACAAGCAGCCAAAGGCATCGGCAGCCCTCATACTCCTCCCGGATACATCTGGCACATGGCGTTGTCCATGCAGGGTCTGACCGCAGACAATGATAAGGAAATGCTGGAGATGATCGATCTGCTGGAGAACACGGATGCAGGCACTGGGTACATGCATGAAGGTTTTCATTCGGATGATCCAAACACGTTCACAAGGCCCTGGTTTGCTTGGTCCAACAGCCTGTTCTCGCAGCTTGTGTACAAAGCAATGAAAAAAGGAATTCTATAA
- a CDS encoding LacI family DNA-binding transcriptional regulator produces MSRKVSIQSLADQLGLSKYAVSRALSGKTGVSEATRARVLELARALGYRQSTPGSSTVPTATHAEQSEPPFALICMNQLNRGEPHYWQRVLSGMISACNERGWHHAIVSPSLGVADEHTPPERAIAPHLDWERCAGVIVMGAFPHAVLQRLAQTGRPIVLVDHQEPLLNCDTISHDNLEAGITVARYLMSMQCRRIGLITDDGRAASFAQRKIGIELALNHFHTDSSRLITFREWNIPYENGEWIDQLAATIKNMPADERPDAWIGVNDDIALQWMNKLQEMGFSTPEDCLVIGIDNVHAAATSSPPLTTVNLCKEELGQRAIEALQRRIERPGTPKETVMLSTSLIPRESA; encoded by the coding sequence ATGTCACGTAAAGTATCTATCCAGTCGCTGGCCGACCAGCTTGGATTATCCAAATATGCCGTCTCCCGTGCACTCAGCGGCAAGACAGGCGTCAGCGAAGCGACTCGCGCCCGTGTGCTTGAATTAGCCCGTGCCTTGGGATATCGCCAAAGCACCCCAGGAAGCAGTACTGTTCCAACAGCTACCCACGCAGAACAATCCGAGCCCCCATTTGCTCTCATCTGCATGAATCAGCTCAACCGGGGTGAGCCTCACTATTGGCAGCGCGTCCTCTCCGGCATGATCTCTGCCTGTAATGAAAGAGGATGGCATCATGCCATTGTATCTCCCTCTCTGGGAGTTGCTGATGAACACACACCTCCAGAACGGGCAATCGCTCCTCACTTGGATTGGGAACGTTGTGCCGGGGTCATCGTTATGGGCGCTTTCCCCCATGCTGTCCTGCAACGACTGGCTCAGACAGGTCGTCCCATTGTACTCGTGGATCATCAGGAGCCACTGTTGAACTGTGATACCATCAGCCATGATAACCTGGAAGCAGGCATAACTGTGGCGAGATATTTAATGTCGATGCAGTGCCGTCGCATCGGTCTGATTACGGATGATGGCCGAGCTGCCAGCTTTGCACAGCGGAAGATCGGCATCGAACTGGCCTTGAACCATTTTCACACAGACAGCAGTCGGTTGATCACGTTCAGAGAATGGAATATTCCTTATGAGAACGGCGAATGGATCGACCAATTGGCTGCCACAATCAAAAACATGCCCGCCGACGAACGGCCCGATGCCTGGATTGGCGTCAATGATGATATCGCCTTGCAGTGGATGAATAAACTGCAGGAAATGGGATTCTCCACACCTGAGGATTGCCTTGTCATCGGTATCGACAATGTGCATGCTGCTGCTACATCGTCCCCGCCTCTGACCACAGTCAACCTATGCAAAGAGGAACTCGGTCAGCGTGCGATCGAAGCTTTACAGCGCCGGATTGAACGTCCAGGCACACCGAAGGAAACGGTCATGTTATCCACGTCCCTTATTCCACGGGAATCGGCGTAA
- a CDS encoding DUF4179 domain-containing protein, which produces MKPIPNDEDRLWEQHLFREEPDADFTLEVMRKLEGVSMESAEDVDPFTKKASKSHWMRRTGITAAAVVILVGGAWFAFDHTAKSTQPTVNAVNNPPLPNIPVPEELKYSYFADDYKRLKPLGLVVNPNIQIEDKGYTLKIEDVLVDRSQIVITMKQTTPDGLGLFAISPEAGRIHITDDQGQQVATLARDTRTSGSAAERFIFQLHDDIPDQVIVRGELGHLKVGSYYNFETKSYEDKNAVIDWSFQFNIDMTKAKSLAVEAPMNNTYTTPEGMKLDMTQLVRTPNGTRLDMNISLDDQLRAKVGENWANDMDLMYHLEIPETNEYRIFNGSRPDARQAKFRLRDLSGLMDGGPLKLSETWDPAFVTVDAKKIRFILEGYTIPVWEEKSVEVDLEKMRKDAEIYTYVLQFEQYGDEILFSDFNYKPVWESYDKNYSLVLEGIGTFRNAFNGDRWVAVDSEGKEYPVQVIGYPDQPNNDGEYVADNLKLVIRGFYKEDGTKLTLKRTVVNREYRDVNWEVDLPSYTSLPWQK; this is translated from the coding sequence ATGAAGCCTATTCCAAATGATGAGGATCGATTGTGGGAACAGCATTTATTCCGTGAAGAACCGGATGCGGACTTTACGCTTGAGGTGATGCGGAAGCTGGAAGGGGTGTCCATGGAGAGCGCAGAAGACGTGGATCCATTCACGAAAAAGGCTTCCAAGTCCCATTGGATGCGCCGTACGGGAATCACAGCGGCGGCAGTTGTAATCCTTGTGGGAGGGGCCTGGTTTGCTTTTGATCACACAGCAAAATCGACGCAACCAACGGTAAATGCTGTAAATAACCCGCCTTTGCCTAACATACCTGTTCCAGAAGAACTCAAGTATTCCTATTTTGCCGATGATTACAAACGTTTGAAGCCGCTCGGTCTCGTAGTTAATCCCAACATCCAAATCGAGGATAAGGGCTACACGCTTAAGATTGAAGATGTGTTGGTGGATCGTTCTCAAATCGTGATCACAATGAAACAAACAACACCTGATGGGCTAGGGCTTTTTGCGATATCTCCAGAGGCGGGGAGAATTCATATTACGGACGATCAGGGGCAGCAGGTTGCAACTCTCGCCCGGGATACCAGAACAAGCGGTTCGGCAGCTGAACGATTTATATTCCAGTTGCATGATGATATCCCGGATCAGGTGATCGTGCGTGGAGAACTTGGGCATCTAAAAGTAGGCAGCTATTATAATTTTGAGACAAAATCATACGAAGATAAAAATGCTGTTATAGATTGGAGCTTTCAATTCAACATCGATATGACCAAAGCCAAATCACTGGCTGTTGAGGCTCCCATGAACAATACCTACACCACTCCTGAGGGCATGAAACTGGATATGACACAGCTTGTACGTACGCCAAACGGGACCCGTCTTGACATGAACATCAGTCTGGATGATCAACTGCGTGCCAAAGTCGGAGAGAATTGGGCGAATGATATGGACTTAATGTATCACCTCGAAATTCCTGAAACGAATGAGTATCGAATATTCAACGGGAGCAGACCAGATGCCCGTCAAGCCAAGTTCCGGCTCCGAGATTTGAGTGGATTAATGGATGGCGGTCCATTGAAGTTATCGGAGACATGGGACCCTGCTTTTGTTACGGTGGATGCGAAGAAGATTCGCTTTATTCTGGAAGGCTACACCATCCCAGTGTGGGAGGAGAAGTCCGTGGAAGTGGATCTGGAAAAGATGCGTAAGGATGCTGAAATTTACACCTACGTATTGCAATTTGAACAATATGGAGATGAAATTTTATTTTCTGACTTCAATTACAAACCGGTGTGGGAATCCTATGACAAAAACTACTCACTAGTCCTGGAGGGAATAGGAACGTTCCGAAATGCTTTTAATGGCGATCGCTGGGTGGCCGTAGATTCGGAAGGAAAAGAGTATCCTGTTCAAGTAATCGGTTATCCAGACCAGCCTAATAATGACGGAGAATACGTTGCAGACAATCTGAAATTGGTCATCCGTGGTTTTTACAAAGAAGATGGAACGAAATTAACCTTAAAACGAACCGTAGTTAATCGTGAGTATCGAGACGTGAATTGGGAAGTAGATCTTCCGTCGTACACCAGTCTGCCTTGGCAGAAATAA
- a CDS encoding RNA polymerase sigma factor — protein MTQQIPEEELIQRIIAGDKQLFAVLVDRYKNKVFGILRGMGASHQDAQDLAQDTFLRMYRYLPTRREGSSFSSWVYTIAVNRMRDFMRQQKPVMTAVHTGLEQTSGETPEKHVLHKEMQREIYRQMDQLPESYRLVLLLKYTNELSYEEIADITDMSPTQVRNALYRGKKTLKKQMERKGGLSTYEAYSK, from the coding sequence ATGACTCAACAGATACCAGAGGAGGAGCTCATTCAGCGTATTATTGCGGGGGACAAACAGTTATTTGCTGTGCTCGTGGATCGATATAAAAATAAAGTCTTCGGCATTTTGCGCGGAATGGGTGCGAGTCATCAGGATGCACAGGATCTCGCTCAGGATACGTTTCTCCGGATGTACCGCTATCTTCCGACACGAAGGGAAGGAAGCAGTTTCTCGTCTTGGGTATACACCATCGCTGTGAATCGGATGCGGGATTTTATGCGGCAACAGAAACCTGTGATGACCGCTGTTCATACGGGTTTGGAACAAACCAGTGGTGAAACGCCAGAGAAACATGTACTGCATAAGGAGATGCAGCGTGAAATCTATCGCCAGATGGACCAACTGCCAGAATCGTATCGGCTTGTGCTGCTTCTTAAATATACGAATGAGCTGAGCTATGAAGAGATTGCAGATATCACGGACATGAGTCCGACGCAAGTGCGTAATGCACTTTATCGAGGGAAGAAAACGTTGAAGAAACAAATGGAGCGCAAAGGAGGTTTATCGACGTATGAAGCCTATTCCAAATGA
- a CDS encoding mismatch-specific DNA-glycosylase, with the protein MIPDHLDYGLSILFIGFNPSITSGETGHHYAYKGNRFWRILERSGLTPRLYDAQEDGELLKLGYGFTNIVARPTKGMDDITKEEYAEGRQILRQKLEEYRPDIACFVGKGVYTQYSQRAKAEWGFQDDPVVKEIHEFVAPSSSGLVRMSMDEIVAIYSQLSDFVSEKSRED; encoded by the coding sequence ATGATTCCAGATCATCTGGATTATGGTTTATCAATCTTATTTATTGGATTCAATCCGAGCATTACGTCTGGAGAGACGGGTCATCATTATGCTTATAAAGGAAACCGTTTCTGGCGCATTCTTGAACGTTCCGGATTGACACCTCGTTTATATGATGCACAAGAGGATGGGGAGTTGCTGAAGCTGGGGTACGGATTTACGAATATTGTTGCCCGGCCAACAAAAGGTATGGACGATATTACAAAGGAAGAATATGCAGAGGGACGGCAGATTTTACGGCAAAAGCTGGAGGAATACCGACCAGACATCGCCTGTTTTGTTGGGAAAGGGGTATACACCCAGTACAGTCAGCGTGCCAAAGCAGAATGGGGATTTCAGGACGACCCGGTCGTCAAGGAAATTCATGAGTTTGTTGCCCCGTCATCCAGTGGACTCGTGCGTATGTCGATGGATGAGATCGTAGCGATCTATTCACAGCTTAGTGATTTTGTCTCCGAGAAAAGCAGAGAGGACTGA
- a CDS encoding AEC family transporter codes for MIADIMLEVVLPVFLLIAVGSWMQKVFKLDLYTLAKINFYCITPAAVFMSMYHSDMSGELLGTVTLFYALYVLILYIVGSVFARSLRMNKGMKAAFNNSIMLDNAGNYGLPINSLVFRGDPLASSIQALVMSLQALLTFTYGVLSIQGAKLKGNYRAVIIGFLKMPVPYALLLGILFHMGNIPLPTFLSMPLTYAQQSMVAVALLTLGAQIVKYPIRLYRLDVYISTFLRLLIGPAIGISIVLLLGLQGIAAQALIIASGMPTGVNASILAEEYDNEPDFAAQTVLISTLLNIITITALISFAKTF; via the coding sequence ATGATTGCAGACATCATGCTTGAAGTCGTCCTGCCCGTCTTTCTCCTGATTGCCGTCGGGTCCTGGATGCAAAAGGTGTTCAAGTTGGACTTGTACACCCTTGCCAAAATCAATTTCTATTGTATTACCCCCGCAGCCGTCTTTATGAGCATGTATCACTCCGATATGTCAGGGGAATTGCTCGGAACTGTAACGCTCTTTTACGCCTTATATGTACTTATTCTCTATATTGTGGGGTCTGTGTTCGCACGCTCGCTTCGCATGAATAAAGGCATGAAGGCCGCCTTCAACAATAGCATCATGCTGGACAACGCAGGCAATTATGGCCTGCCTATCAACTCCCTGGTATTTCGTGGTGATCCACTGGCCTCTTCCATCCAGGCACTGGTCATGTCTTTACAGGCATTGCTGACGTTTACCTATGGTGTGCTTTCCATTCAAGGTGCGAAGCTCAAAGGCAATTACCGTGCGGTAATCATTGGATTTCTAAAAATGCCCGTTCCTTATGCGCTGTTGCTCGGCATTTTGTTTCATATGGGAAATATTCCACTGCCCACTTTCCTGTCCATGCCGCTGACTTACGCGCAGCAAAGTATGGTCGCTGTAGCACTACTAACACTCGGCGCCCAAATTGTAAAATATCCGATCCGCTTGTATCGTCTTGATGTGTATATTAGCACATTTCTGCGTTTGCTGATTGGTCCAGCTATTGGGATTTCCATTGTACTGCTGCTCGGTTTGCAAGGTATCGCCGCTCAGGCCCTTATTATCGCATCCGGTATGCCTACCGGAGTCAATGCGTCCATTCTGGCCGAGGAATACGATAATGAGCCAGACTTTGCCGCCCAGACGGTTCTGATCTCAACTTTGCTTAACATCATTACGATTACCGCACTGATTTCGTTTGCGAAGACATTCTGA
- a CDS encoding nucleotidyltransferase domain-containing protein has translation MTYVNEEMKDTIRQQLKQIEQEEQVRIIYACESGSRAWGFPSQDSDYDVRFLYVRPLEWYLSIEDKRDVIERPISDQLDINGWDLRKALKLFRKSNPPLLEWLQSPIQYDEQYNVAQHIRALSPLTFSPKSCMYHYLNMAKGNFRDYLQGERVRIKKYFYVLRPLLACGWIERYDAMPPMAFEELVQELVPANTSLYTEIHELLRRKKAGEELDLEPQLPAIQAFLAEKIAHYEQLASQLENEQIIQYEELDRIFRFALQEVWAPTCD, from the coding sequence ATGACCTACGTTAATGAAGAAATGAAAGATACGATCAGACAACAGTTGAAGCAGATTGAACAGGAGGAGCAGGTACGGATCATTTATGCCTGTGAATCTGGCAGTCGGGCGTGGGGGTTTCCTTCACAGGATAGCGATTATGATGTGCGTTTTCTTTATGTGAGACCGCTGGAATGGTACTTGTCCATTGAGGATAAAAGGGATGTTATCGAACGCCCGATTAGTGATCAGCTTGATATCAATGGTTGGGATCTGCGTAAGGCTTTGAAGCTGTTTCGCAAATCAAATCCACCGTTACTGGAGTGGCTGCAATCCCCCATTCAGTATGATGAACAGTATAACGTGGCACAGCATATCCGTGCGCTTTCACCGTTGACCTTCTCGCCCAAGTCCTGCATGTATCATTATCTGAATATGGCAAAGGGCAATTTCCGGGATTATTTACAAGGTGAGCGAGTGAGGATTAAAAAATATTTCTATGTTCTTCGTCCATTACTCGCTTGTGGCTGGATTGAACGTTATGATGCGATGCCACCGATGGCATTTGAAGAGCTAGTGCAAGAACTTGTACCTGCGAATACATCGCTGTATACGGAGATTCATGAACTGCTGCGCCGGAAAAAGGCAGGCGAGGAACTTGATCTGGAGCCGCAGCTGCCCGCCATACAGGCTTTTTTGGCTGAGAAGATTGCGCATTATGAACAACTGGCATCCCAACTGGAGAATGAACAGATTATTCAATATGAAGAACTGGATCGGATCTTCCGTTTTGCACTGCAAGAGGTGTGGGCTCCAACCTGCGATTAA
- a CDS encoding TROVE domain-containing protein: MSRAKQLFNQPQPTTRNHGGYGAYERLVEEQYIQLLMTNTLNNTFYADTQQLMDDAMVSHQEMAEVDAGFMARALVYARNEGLMRLQPLYGLALLSKVEPDQFAKIFSKVVQTPADLADFLTILRGTGRGQGGRAVKRQVSQFLNGITEYWAIKYNGRGRGYSLGDMIATAHPKPTDMKQQALFRYLRGHEVDLAELPQLQALEELKATPNPASRMHLIEKGKLPYSVVTSIMQPTRTVWEALMSQMPTFALLRHLNAMDRAGVFDKSKNIDYVTGRLTDAEALRKSRILPFRFASAYEMIAREELRYALREAVELSIGNLPLLPGRTAIFLDRSGSMQGDYLRIGSVLALALYKQTRGNSLFWLFDHMVEDARPKMDESILSQAHRIRAQGGTDTGRPVRELRDIGEKVDQIIMITDEQQNEGTPLYAELERYRRMMNPELKAFIVDIAPYQQAMVPPRDGKTFYIYGWSEAVLTYIAETVAGYDTLANRVRETEI, from the coding sequence ATGAGCAGAGCGAAACAATTATTCAATCAACCTCAGCCAACGACACGTAATCATGGGGGCTACGGTGCCTATGAGCGTTTGGTGGAGGAACAATATATACAGTTGTTGATGACCAATACATTGAACAATACGTTCTATGCAGATACACAGCAACTGATGGACGATGCGATGGTCAGTCATCAGGAGATGGCTGAGGTCGATGCAGGGTTTATGGCGCGGGCGCTGGTCTATGCTCGTAATGAAGGCTTGATGCGTTTACAGCCTCTGTACGGTCTGGCACTGTTGTCCAAGGTGGAGCCGGATCAGTTTGCGAAGATATTCTCCAAGGTCGTACAGACACCGGCTGACTTGGCCGATTTTCTGACGATTCTAAGAGGAACAGGTCGGGGGCAGGGCGGTCGAGCGGTGAAGCGTCAGGTAAGTCAATTTTTGAACGGCATTACTGAATATTGGGCGATCAAATACAACGGGCGCGGACGTGGATACAGTCTGGGCGATATGATCGCTACAGCACACCCCAAGCCGACAGATATGAAGCAACAAGCCCTGTTCCGTTATTTGCGAGGACATGAGGTGGATCTTGCGGAACTGCCGCAGTTGCAGGCGCTGGAAGAGCTGAAAGCTACCCCAAACCCGGCGAGTCGGATGCATCTGATCGAAAAAGGCAAACTGCCGTATTCGGTGGTCACATCGATCATGCAGCCGACACGTACGGTATGGGAGGCGTTGATGTCCCAGATGCCGACCTTTGCCTTGTTACGTCATCTGAATGCAATGGATCGGGCAGGTGTTTTTGATAAATCGAAAAATATCGATTACGTGACGGGCCGTTTAACGGATGCAGAAGCCCTGCGCAAGTCGCGCATCTTGCCTTTCCGATTTGCCAGTGCGTATGAAATGATCGCAAGAGAAGAGCTGCGATATGCTTTGCGGGAAGCGGTGGAGCTATCGATTGGCAACCTGCCATTGCTGCCGGGAAGAACCGCCATTTTCCTGGATCGCTCCGGTTCAATGCAAGGGGATTATTTGCGGATTGGTTCGGTGCTGGCACTGGCGCTATATAAACAAACACGCGGCAACTCGCTGTTCTGGTTATTCGACCATATGGTTGAGGATGCTCGTCCAAAGATGGATGAAAGCATTCTTTCCCAAGCTCACCGGATTCGTGCACAAGGTGGAACAGACACGGGACGGCCTGTACGAGAGCTTCGGGATATCGGAGAAAAAGTGGATCAGATCATTATGATCACCGATGAACAGCAGAATGAAGGCACCCCGTTATATGCCGAGCTTGAGCGATATCGCCGGATGATGAATCCGGAGCTGAAGGCATTTATTGTGGATATAGCACCTTATCAGCAGGCAATGGTACCGCCACGGGATGGCAAAACCTTTTATATCTACGGTTGGAGTGAAGCGGTATTGACGTATATTGCCGAGACTGTGGCAGGATATGATACACTCGCGAACCGGGTGAGAGAGACAGAGATTTAA
- a CDS encoding YafY family protein: MAKESFDKEIQFLRMLSLTSGAYNRKQYAERLGISVHTFDKTQRRLKEIMQTVADQRSGSEPNKEMADLVRFQYGESAEPMLLFLFRAKSMKETEVQRLSILLHTLQDQALTAMELLDACCADLPEELALPDEKTIRSDLKYLEEVGVIRKEPGGRPYRYLLQQDVLTGLTVEEQLELYDFVDIMANTQVPSVQGYILRDSLKKAIATSYPQEEATEPFIYKYHYYSRILDEAHLYTLLSAIRQRKYVQFLYYSPKKPSSYSSQNTNPRFEREAGGRPNRIVPLEVVYDHQYGRWYVIGYQGRRGFVKFRMEGITQLEEQDSIEEGYMLELKQQWAEISRYSWLVDTGNTVTVQARFFHPQDGQRNFILDRVRLQGQWGTITPETEHTFLYEIQVNGTTEIKPWLRSFGSSCEVIAPQRLRQEMIKEWKEIAQYYESVREDVQLPDDDEIE; the protein is encoded by the coding sequence ATGGCTAAAGAGAGCTTTGACAAAGAAATTCAATTTCTGCGCATGCTGTCCCTGACAAGTGGTGCGTATAACCGTAAACAGTATGCCGAACGGCTTGGCATATCCGTACATACTTTTGATAAAACCCAACGCAGATTAAAAGAAATCATGCAGACCGTCGCTGACCAACGCTCAGGCTCGGAACCAAACAAAGAAATGGCGGATCTCGTCCGCTTCCAGTACGGAGAATCTGCTGAGCCCATGCTGCTCTTCCTCTTTCGCGCCAAGTCGATGAAAGAGACTGAAGTTCAGCGTCTTTCTATCCTTTTGCATACCTTACAAGATCAAGCTTTAACCGCCATGGAGTTACTGGATGCCTGCTGCGCGGATCTGCCAGAGGAACTGGCGCTACCTGACGAAAAGACCATTCGCTCCGATCTGAAGTATCTGGAAGAAGTAGGGGTGATCCGCAAGGAACCTGGCGGCAGGCCCTATCGTTACCTTTTGCAGCAGGACGTACTTACGGGTTTAACCGTGGAAGAACAGCTGGAGTTGTATGATTTTGTGGATATTATGGCGAACACCCAGGTTCCGTCCGTACAAGGCTATATATTGCGGGACAGTCTCAAAAAAGCCATTGCTACAAGCTATCCACAGGAAGAAGCCACCGAGCCATTTATATATAAATACCACTATTATTCACGCATTCTGGACGAAGCACATCTGTACACTCTGCTTAGTGCGATTCGTCAGCGAAAGTATGTCCAGTTTCTGTATTATTCACCCAAAAAACCGTCCAGCTACAGCTCGCAGAATACGAATCCGCGCTTCGAACGGGAAGCAGGCGGACGACCCAACCGGATCGTACCGCTTGAAGTTGTCTATGACCATCAGTATGGTCGCTGGTATGTCATTGGATATCAGGGACGCCGAGGCTTTGTGAAATTCCGGATGGAAGGTATTACACAGCTGGAGGAACAGGATTCGATTGAAGAAGGATATATGCTCGAATTGAAACAACAGTGGGCCGAGATCAGCCGCTACAGCTGGCTGGTGGATACGGGGAATACCGTGACGGTTCAAGCCCGATTCTTCCATCCTCAGGACGGCCAGCGTAACTTCATTCTGGATCGGGTTCGTTTGCAAGGCCAGTGGGGAACGATCACGCCCGAAACGGAACATACCTTTCTCTATGAAATTCAGGTCAACGGTACCACCGAGATTAAGCCGTGGCTTCGGAGTTTTGGTTCAAGCTGCGAGGTGATCGCTCCACAGAGGCTGCGTCAGGAGATGATTAAGGAATGGAAGGAGATTGCGCAATATTATGAATCTGTTCGAGAAGATGTTCAACTACCAGATGATGACGAGATTGAATGA